In a genomic window of Methylobacter sp. YRD-M1:
- a CDS encoding phosphatidylglycerophosphatase A family protein, which translates to MSIFLNTQLGKNKLTPKQVLSDPILFLAFGFGSGLARKAPGTLGTLAAVPVYWLFAQADIVIYSLLTLVVVIAGISICGRAAEKLGEHDFGGIVWDEVAGYLITMWLVPLTWQTLVAGFVLFRLFDILKPWPISWADRHIGGGLGIMLDDVLAGVFAAVTLFLIAHGGWI; encoded by the coding sequence TTGAGCATTTTTCTTAATACGCAACTCGGTAAAAACAAGCTGACGCCGAAACAGGTTTTATCAGATCCGATTTTATTTCTGGCTTTCGGTTTTGGTTCGGGATTGGCAAGAAAAGCCCCTGGGACCTTAGGTACTCTAGCGGCTGTACCTGTTTATTGGTTATTTGCCCAGGCTGATATTGTCATTTACAGCCTATTAACATTGGTTGTGGTTATTGCCGGCATAAGCATATGCGGCCGGGCTGCGGAAAAACTGGGTGAGCACGACTTCGGCGGCATAGTCTGGGATGAAGTTGCCGGTTACTTGATTACGATGTGGCTGGTCCCTTTGACATGGCAAACGCTGGTGGCGGGTTTTGTCCTGTTCAGACTATTTGACATACTCAAGCCATGGCCTATCAGCTGGGCTGACCGACATATAGGTGGTGGTTTGGGCATCATGCTGGACGATGTATTAGCGGGCGTGTTTGCAGCCGTGACTTTATTCCTGATCGCGCATGGAGGTTGGATTTAA
- the thiL gene encoding thiamine-phosphate kinase: MQSSEFALIRRFFTNQPVKNPTTRLGVGDDCALLTIPEGYELAITTDTMVENVHFFAGADPEQLGHKLLAVNLSDLASMGARPVSVTLALTLPKVDEDWLAAFAKGFLALAERYSVDLIGGDTTSGPLTLTVQAMGLVPRGQALTRSMAKPGDFIYMTGCLGDAGLGLKIKQGYHCANPDEALNRFNKPDPACEFGQALIGIANSCIDLSDGLAGDLGHILEQSNVGACLDWDDLPLSPAVLSYIRDTGDWQMPLCAGDDYELCFTVSPDKAELLPIGCRKIGVIEPQPGLRLNKSGNIQSLQVKGFEHFS, encoded by the coding sequence ATGCAGTCGTCAGAATTTGCCCTGATTCGGCGGTTTTTCACTAACCAGCCGGTAAAAAACCCGACTACGCGCTTGGGAGTCGGCGATGACTGCGCATTGCTGACTATTCCTGAAGGATATGAGTTGGCCATTACGACCGATACAATGGTCGAAAATGTGCATTTCTTTGCCGGAGCCGATCCCGAACAGCTCGGCCATAAATTGCTGGCTGTTAATTTGAGCGATCTGGCCAGCATGGGCGCACGGCCTGTTTCCGTGACGCTGGCGTTGACGCTGCCGAAAGTCGATGAGGACTGGCTGGCGGCTTTTGCCAAAGGCTTTTTGGCATTGGCCGAGCGTTATTCGGTGGATCTGATCGGCGGCGATACGACGTCTGGTCCCTTGACGCTAACCGTGCAGGCCATGGGGCTGGTTCCTCGGGGGCAGGCGTTAACACGCTCGATGGCCAAGCCGGGTGATTTCATCTATATGACCGGCTGCCTGGGCGATGCGGGGCTGGGGCTGAAAATAAAGCAAGGTTATCACTGCGCAAATCCTGACGAGGCTTTAAACCGGTTCAATAAGCCGGATCCCGCTTGTGAGTTTGGCCAGGCTTTGATCGGTATAGCCAATTCATGCATTGACTTGTCAGACGGTTTGGCCGGGGACTTGGGGCATATTCTGGAGCAAAGCAATGTGGGGGCTTGTCTGGATTGGGATGACTTGCCGCTGTCGCCGGCCGTACTGAGCTACATACGCGATACGGGTGACTGGCAGATGCCTCTTTGTGCCGGGGATGACTATGAGTTGTGTTTCACAGTATCACCCGATAAAGCAGAACTGCTGCCTATCGGTTGCAGGAAAATCGGCGTGATTGAGCCTCAGCCCGGGTTGCGGCTTAACAAATCGGGTAATATTCAATCATTGCAGGTAAAAGGCTTTGAGCATTTTTCTTAA
- a CDS encoding riboflavin synthase has translation MFTGIILAIGKIAAIEHRAGDCRFKINTGKLPLDGVALGDSIAVNGVCLTAIELGKDYFCADVSNETLSRTLLGEATVGTSVNLELALTPSTRMGGHIVSGHVDGIGRVMEKKPDGRSFRFKFKAPDNLAKYIAEKGSICINGISLTVNDVDGAMFGVNIVPHTLRETTLGEAAPGTRVNLEVDLLARYMERLMQGDSAASAQGGVTEALLQQAGFLG, from the coding sequence ATGTTTACAGGCATCATATTAGCCATCGGAAAAATAGCGGCCATCGAACATCGGGCCGGTGATTGCCGGTTCAAGATCAACACGGGCAAGTTGCCGCTTGATGGTGTCGCGCTGGGCGACAGCATCGCTGTTAACGGGGTGTGCTTGACAGCCATTGAACTGGGTAAGGATTATTTTTGCGCCGACGTATCTAACGAAACGCTGTCCAGAACATTATTAGGCGAAGCGACGGTCGGTACATCGGTTAATCTGGAACTGGCCTTGACGCCTTCAACGCGCATGGGCGGGCATATCGTCAGCGGGCATGTCGATGGCATTGGCAGGGTCATGGAAAAAAAACCGGACGGACGCTCTTTCCGATTCAAATTCAAGGCGCCTGATAATCTGGCCAAATATATCGCCGAGAAGGGTTCCATTTGCATCAACGGCATCAGTCTGACAGTCAACGACGTGGATGGCGCCATGTTCGGCGTCAATATCGTGCCGCACACACTGAGGGAGACGACATTGGGTGAGGCTGCGCCTGGAACCCGGGTCAATCTGGAAGTCGATTTGCTGGCGCGCTATATGGAGCGCTTGATGCAGGGCGATTCGGCGGCATCCGCCCAGGGCGGCGTGACAGAAGCATTACTGCAGCAAGCAGGCTTTTTGGGCTAG
- a CDS encoding CvpA family protein — translation MIWIDFVIIGLVFIYLVIGLMRGFGKEMFSLVFWILAVWVGLNFSREFSRFLESAISYPLARISASFACLFVITLILGALISFLLGEDLVSKTGLTFSDRFLGMIFGCIRGLVVVEVMIMLAGLTALPEDPWWKESQFIPPFQSLALWLRDHNSSGMAGFINYR, via the coding sequence ATGATCTGGATAGACTTTGTCATTATTGGCCTCGTTTTTATCTATCTGGTCATAGGATTAATGCGCGGTTTTGGCAAGGAAATGTTTTCATTAGTGTTCTGGATTCTGGCTGTCTGGGTGGGCTTGAATTTCAGTCGTGAGTTTTCGCGTTTTCTGGAGTCGGCTATCAGCTATCCATTAGCCAGAATTTCCGCATCGTTTGCCTGTCTGTTTGTGATTACGCTGATTCTCGGTGCTCTTATCAGTTTTTTGTTGGGGGAAGATCTGGTCAGTAAGACCGGATTGACCTTTAGCGATCGATTCCTCGGCATGATTTTTGGCTGTATCCGAGGGTTGGTTGTTGTCGAGGTCATGATCATGCTGGCAGGGTTGACAGCATTGCCGGAAGATCCCTGGTGGAAAGAATCCCAGTTTATTCCACCTTTTCAGTCACTCGCGCTTTGGCTGCGAGACCATAACTCGTCTGGCATGGCGGGTTTCATTAATTATCGCTAA
- the ribBA gene encoding bifunctional 3,4-dihydroxy-2-butanone-4-phosphate synthase/GTP cyclohydrolase II — MNTIEEIIEDLRLGKMVIIMDDEDRENEGDLLMAAAFTRPEDINFMARYGRGLICLTLTSERCQQLRLPLMVNENKTSHSTNFTVSIEAATGVTTGISAADRARTVQCAVAVDAKAEDLVQPGHIFPLMAKPGGVLNRAGHTEAGCDLARLAGVEPAAVIVEILNEDGSMARRPDLEIFARQHDLKIGTIADLIHYRIQHENTLERISECAFPTEFGDFRLYAYQDRNDNNVHLALVMGQVSGDEPVLVRVHARNLLDDLFASKRSGGSVSIREAMQKIAEEGRGVLVVVRQSEDNKSLVELIHRYQLEDHGIANAGQAADAVDWRTTGTGSRILADLGVRKLKVLGTQKRYVGLSGFDLEVAEHVGIDACEGVVSENNVNNLD; from the coding sequence GTGAATACGATTGAAGAGATTATAGAAGATCTGCGTTTGGGCAAAATGGTCATCATTATGGATGATGAAGACCGTGAAAATGAAGGCGACCTGCTCATGGCGGCGGCATTTACGCGTCCTGAAGACATCAACTTCATGGCCCGCTATGGCCGTGGCCTGATTTGCCTGACCTTGACCAGCGAGCGCTGCCAGCAGCTGCGCCTGCCGCTGATGGTTAATGAGAATAAAACTTCGCATTCGACCAATTTTACGGTGTCCATCGAGGCGGCAACGGGCGTGACCACAGGCATTTCCGCAGCAGACCGGGCGCGTACCGTACAATGTGCGGTCGCTGTCGATGCAAAAGCCGAAGATCTGGTGCAGCCTGGTCATATTTTCCCATTAATGGCCAAGCCCGGCGGCGTATTGAACCGGGCAGGGCATACCGAAGCGGGCTGTGATCTGGCGCGCCTGGCCGGTGTGGAGCCGGCGGCCGTTATCGTCGAGATTCTCAATGAAGATGGCTCGATGGCCAGACGGCCGGACCTGGAGATTTTTGCAAGACAGCACGACCTCAAGATCGGCACCATTGCAGATCTGATCCATTATCGCATCCAGCATGAAAACACCCTGGAACGCATCAGTGAATGTGCTTTCCCAACGGAGTTCGGGGATTTCAGGCTTTACGCTTATCAGGATCGCAATGACAACAATGTGCATCTGGCACTGGTGATGGGGCAGGTTTCGGGTGACGAGCCGGTTTTAGTCAGGGTTCATGCGCGCAATTTGCTCGATGACTTGTTTGCGTCCAAGCGTAGCGGCGGCAGTGTTTCGATCCGCGAAGCCATGCAAAAAATAGCCGAGGAAGGGCGTGGTGTGCTGGTGGTTGTCAGACAGAGCGAAGACAATAAATCCCTGGTGGAACTGATCCATCGTTATCAGTTGGAAGATCACGGCATTGCCAATGCCGGACAGGCTGCGGATGCCGTGGATTGGCGCACGACAGGCACGGGTTCGCGGATACTGGCGGATCTGGGGGTGCGCAAATTGAAAGTGTTAGGGACGCAAAAAAGATATGTCGGGCTGTCCGGATTTGATCTGGAAGTGGCCGAGCATGTCGGTATCGATGCCTGCGAAGGTGTCGTTTCAGAAAACAATGTTAATAATTTAGATTGA
- the nusB gene encoding transcription antitermination factor NusB gives MSQARTNARRSAVQALYQWQMTGQNLSEIERQFLEEERLKNAQKSYFTELFFGVPKNLTAIDQALSEFVDRPVDKIDPVERAILRIGAYELMFRLDMPYRVVLNEGINLAKDFGADGSHRYVNGILDKVAQKQRPLEIKAKSESKKP, from the coding sequence ATGAGTCAAGCGCGTACCAACGCCCGTAGAAGCGCTGTTCAGGCATTGTATCAATGGCAGATGACGGGACAGAATCTCAGTGAAATCGAGCGTCAGTTCCTGGAGGAAGAACGGCTGAAAAATGCACAGAAAAGCTATTTCACCGAGCTATTCTTCGGCGTTCCTAAAAATCTGACTGCTATTGATCAGGCTTTGTCTGAATTTGTCGACCGTCCGGTCGATAAGATTGATCCAGTCGAAAGAGCTATTTTGCGTATCGGTGCTTACGAATTGATGTTTCGGCTGGATATGCCGTATAGGGTCGTTCTGAATGAAGGCATCAATCTGGCCAAGGATTTTGGCGCCGACGGCAGCCATAGATACGTTAACGGCATCCTCGATAAAGTGGCCCAAAAGCAAAGGCCACTTGAAATTAAAGCCAAATCAGAAAGTAAAAAGCCGTAG
- the grxC gene encoding glutaredoxin 3, which produces MPEILIYTTSICPYCVMAKRLLDKKGVRYTELNVDRQPGLREEMMRKTQRRTVPQIYIGDYHVGGFDDLYTLEQQKKLDALLSDEP; this is translated from the coding sequence ATGCCTGAAATACTGATTTATACAACCAGCATCTGCCCCTACTGCGTTATGGCCAAGCGCTTGCTCGATAAGAAAGGGGTTCGTTATACTGAGCTTAATGTCGATAGACAGCCTGGACTGAGAGAGGAAATGATGCGCAAAACCCAGCGGCGGACCGTGCCTCAAATCTATATCGGGGACTACCACGTCGGCGGTTTTGACGATCTTTATACCTTGGAACAGCAAAAGAAACTGGATGCCCTGCTGTCAGATGAGCCTTAA
- the ribH gene encoding 6,7-dimethyl-8-ribityllumazine synthase, whose protein sequence is MSAIKTYEGNLSAQGGKFCIVASRFNSFIVEQLEAGAIDALVRHGAAKADIELVKVPGAFELPMVVQRVAAAKKYDAIIAIGAVIRGGTPHFEYVAGECVKGLANVSLQYDVPVSFGVLTVDTIEQAIERAGTKAGNKGAEAALSAIEMVSLFKNLEI, encoded by the coding sequence ATGTCGGCAATAAAGACTTATGAAGGCAATTTATCCGCCCAAGGCGGCAAATTTTGTATCGTGGCCTCCCGTTTTAACAGTTTTATCGTTGAGCAGTTAGAAGCCGGCGCTATTGATGCGCTGGTGCGCCACGGTGCGGCTAAGGCCGACATTGAGCTGGTCAAGGTGCCCGGCGCATTCGAACTACCCATGGTAGTTCAGCGTGTGGCGGCAGCCAAGAAATATGATGCGATTATTGCCATAGGCGCGGTAATTCGCGGCGGCACGCCGCATTTTGAGTATGTGGCCGGCGAGTGCGTCAAGGGCTTGGCCAATGTTTCGCTGCAATACGATGTACCGGTCAGTTTTGGTGTGCTGACTGTCGATACGATAGAGCAGGCGATAGAGCGTGCAGGTACGAAAGCGGGCAATAAAGGCGCAGAAGCCGCCCTGTCTGCAATCGAAATGGTAAGCCTGTTCAAGAATCTGGAAATCTGA
- the ribD gene encoding bifunctional diaminohydroxyphosphoribosylaminopyrimidine deaminase/5-amino-6-(5-phosphoribosylamino)uracil reductase RibD — protein sequence MIRSTQQDAMYMARAIGLAKKGLYTTDPNPRVGCVLVKDNVVIGEGWHVKAGQGHAEVEALKAASDARGATAYVTLEPCSHHGRTPPCCDALIKAGVSRVVAAMRDPNPLVAGRGLERLKAAGIEVSCGVLERDAQALNRGFIKRMTENRPFVRSKLAMSLDGRTAMASGESKWITSAEARSDVHKLRAQSSAILTGISTVLADDPALNARVDDEVVQPIRVVLDSQLKMPVTARMASLPGRSLILTCSQDEQRRQTLQQAGFEVYGLAENEGRLDLNAVLNFLAGQQVNEVLVEAGAVLNGALLAENLVDEWIVYMAPCVLGDQGRGLFTVPGMQQMSDKKNFHLRDVRQVGPDLKLTLISQ from the coding sequence ATGATTCGGTCGACACAGCAGGACGCCATGTATATGGCAAGAGCCATCGGTTTGGCTAAAAAAGGGCTTTATACGACCGATCCGAACCCGCGCGTTGGTTGCGTCCTGGTCAAAGACAATGTTGTCATAGGCGAAGGTTGGCACGTTAAAGCAGGTCAAGGCCATGCAGAAGTCGAAGCGTTAAAGGCAGCGTCCGATGCTAGAGGAGCGACTGCTTATGTGACATTGGAGCCCTGCAGTCATCATGGCAGAACACCGCCTTGCTGCGATGCCTTGATCAAGGCCGGCGTCAGCCGGGTTGTGGCGGCGATGCGGGATCCGAATCCATTGGTTGCCGGGCGCGGCCTGGAAAGACTGAAGGCGGCCGGCATTGAAGTCAGTTGCGGCGTATTGGAGCGGGATGCGCAGGCATTGAACCGCGGCTTTATCAAAAGAATGACTGAAAACCGCCCGTTTGTGCGCAGCAAGCTGGCGATGAGCCTGGACGGCCGGACCGCTATGGCATCGGGCGAAAGCAAGTGGATTACCTCGGCCGAGGCCAGATCCGATGTGCATAAATTAAGGGCGCAAAGCTCGGCAATTCTGACCGGCATCAGTACCGTGCTGGCTGATGATCCTGCTTTGAATGCGCGCGTGGATGATGAAGTCGTGCAACCTATCAGAGTCGTGCTGGACTCGCAGTTGAAGATGCCGGTGACGGCCAGGATGGCAAGCCTGCCGGGGCGCAGTCTGATTTTAACCTGCTCGCAAGATGAACAGCGGCGGCAGACATTGCAGCAGGCCGGCTTCGAAGTTTATGGCTTGGCTGAGAACGAGGGGCGGCTTGATCTGAATGCAGTCCTGAATTTTCTGGCAGGTCAGCAGGTTAATGAGGTATTGGTAGAAGCGGGCGCCGTTCTGAATGGGGCTTTGCTGGCTGAAAACCTGGTCGATGAATGGATTGTTTATATGGCGCCTTGTGTTCTGGGCGATCAAGGCCGCGGATTATTTACCGTGCCGGGTATGCAGCAGATGAGCGATAAGAAGAATTTTCATCTGCGCGATGTCAGACAGGTAGGCCCGGATTTAAAATTAACACTTATATCGCAGTAA
- the purF gene encoding amidophosphoribosyltransferase, protein MCGIAAIVSHQTVNQELYDALTVLQHRGQDAAGIVTCEKGRLHLRKENGLARDVFNNDQMMKLRGNMGIAHVRYPTAGCTSSAEAQPFYVNSPFGLTLAHNGNLTNTEELKKALFVEDQRHINTDSDSEVLLNVFAHELQALGKLQLTVDDVFAAVSGVHRRCRGAYAVVIMIAGFGVLGFRDPHGIRPVVFGERQSDQGPEFMIASESVALDVLGFDLIRDLEPGEAVFIEESGVLHTKQCTDKVDHCPCIFEYVYFARPDSIIDDISVYKARLRMGEKLAAKVLREWPDHDIDVVIPIPDTSRTAALQMANVLGVKFREGFMKNRYIGRTFIMPGQKMRQKSVRQKLNAIGLEFEGKNVLLVDDSVVRGTTSEQIIQMARDAGARKVYFASAAPPVRYPNVYGIDMPAAHELIAHNRTEEEVCAAIGADRMIYQDLDDLIDAVRKGNPDIKHFDTSCFSNEYITGDIDEAYLERIEALRNDSAQAERNAHNFIIEMQNCG, encoded by the coding sequence ATGTGTGGTATTGCTGCAATCGTTTCACATCAAACTGTTAATCAGGAGCTATACGATGCTTTAACAGTTTTGCAACATCGAGGCCAGGATGCCGCAGGAATCGTCACTTGTGAGAAGGGGCGGCTGCATTTGCGCAAAGAGAACGGCTTGGCGCGAGATGTTTTCAACAATGACCAGATGATGAAGCTGAGGGGCAATATGGGCATTGCTCATGTGCGTTACCCTACAGCCGGCTGCACCAGCTCCGCTGAAGCGCAGCCTTTCTATGTGAACTCTCCTTTCGGTTTGACGTTGGCGCATAATGGCAATCTGACTAACACCGAAGAATTGAAAAAAGCCTTGTTTGTCGAAGACCAGCGCCATATCAATACCGACTCCGATTCCGAGGTTCTGCTGAACGTTTTTGCTCATGAGCTGCAGGCGCTGGGCAAATTACAATTAACCGTGGATGATGTGTTTGCGGCCGTATCAGGCGTACACCGGCGCTGCCGCGGCGCTTATGCGGTTGTCATTATGATTGCCGGATTTGGGGTGCTGGGTTTCAGGGATCCGCATGGCATCCGTCCGGTGGTATTCGGCGAAAGACAATCCGATCAGGGGCCGGAATTCATGATTGCCTCGGAAAGCGTGGCGCTGGATGTGCTCGGTTTTGATCTGATCAGAGACCTTGAGCCTGGTGAAGCCGTATTTATCGAGGAGTCAGGCGTATTGCATACCAAACAGTGCACTGACAAGGTCGATCACTGCCCGTGCATTTTTGAGTATGTCTATTTCGCCCGTCCCGACTCCATCATTGATGACATTTCCGTGTATAAAGCCCGTTTGCGTATGGGCGAGAAACTGGCAGCGAAAGTACTGCGCGAATGGCCGGATCACGATATCGATGTTGTCATTCCGATTCCCGATACCAGCCGCACGGCCGCTTTGCAGATGGCCAATGTACTCGGCGTCAAGTTCCGCGAAGGCTTTATGAAGAACCGCTATATCGGCCGGACTTTTATCATGCCCGGCCAGAAGATGCGGCAAAAATCAGTCAGGCAAAAGTTGAACGCCATCGGCCTGGAATTCGAGGGCAAGAATGTCTTGCTGGTCGATGACTCTGTCGTCAGGGGCACGACCTCCGAGCAGATTATCCAAATGGCGCGCGATGCCGGCGCCAGAAAAGTTTATTTTGCTTCGGCGGCACCGCCTGTTCGCTATCCAAATGTTTACGGCATCGATATGCCGGCCGCTCACGAGCTGATTGCGCATAATCGCACCGAGGAGGAGGTCTGTGCAGCGATCGGGGCCGACCGTATGATTTATCAGGATCTGGATGATTTGATCGATGCCGTCCGCAAGGGGAATCCGGACATCAAGCATTTCGATACCTCATGTTTCAGCAATGAATACATTACCGGCGATATTGATGAGGCTTATCTGGAGCGCATTGAAGCGTTGCGCAACGATAGTGCGCAGGCAGAAAGGAATGCGCATAACTTCATCATCGAAATGCAGAACTGCGGTTAA
- the nrdR gene encoding transcriptional regulator NrdR: MRCPFCGAQDTRVIDSRLANEGDQVRRRRECIACKERFTTYEAAELTLPRIVKRNGIREPFEENKLRSGMLRALEKRPVGSDDIEAAINRIKRELMAKGEREITAQELGEKVMKELSSLDHVAFVRFASVYRSFQDVSEFTDMIEHLQKK, encoded by the coding sequence ATGCGATGTCCGTTCTGCGGGGCACAAGATACGCGTGTTATAGACTCCCGATTAGCGAATGAAGGCGATCAGGTTCGTCGTCGACGCGAATGTATCGCCTGTAAGGAAAGATTCACGACCTATGAGGCGGCTGAATTGACGTTGCCGCGTATTGTGAAGCGCAATGGCATTCGCGAGCCGTTCGAAGAAAATAAACTGCGCTCGGGCATGCTTCGAGCATTGGAAAAACGCCCGGTCGGCAGCGATGATATCGAGGCGGCCATCAACCGCATCAAAAGAGAATTGATGGCTAAAGGCGAGCGTGAAATTACGGCGCAGGAACTCGGCGAGAAAGTCATGAAAGAATTAAGCAGCCTTGATCATGTCGCTTTCGTGCGTTTTGCCTCCGTTTATCGCAGTTTTCAGGATGTCAGTGAATTTACTGACATGATTGAGCATTTACAGAAAAAATAA
- a CDS encoding O-succinylhomoserine sulfhydrylase, with protein sequence MKDINWNDYSLETQAIRAGHKRTSEDEHSMPIFATSSYVFESAEEAALRFTGQKAGNIYSRFTNPTVNAFQERLALMEKGERCLAFASGMAAIMAVGMGLLKAGDHVVCSRSVFGNTVLMFQNYFGKFGVETDFVELTDLSAWESAIKPNTRFLFLETPSNPLIEIADIERIAAIAHNHDCLLVVDNVFCTPVLQKPLTLGADIVVHSATKYIDGQGRCVGGAVVASEELIEKHIYPYLRTGGSTMSPFNAWVFLSGLETLAVRMKAHCDSAFELAKWLEQQPAVAKVHYPGLASHAQHELAKRQQAHFGAVVSFELNGGKDQAWRLIDSTQMLSITANLGDVKTTITHPASTTHGRLTPEVRAAAGIKDGLVRVSVGLENIDDIKNDLSRGLEG encoded by the coding sequence ATGAAAGATATTAACTGGAACGACTATTCTCTGGAAACTCAGGCCATAAGAGCAGGGCATAAACGGACTTCTGAAGATGAGCATAGTATGCCGATTTTTGCTACATCCAGTTATGTCTTTGAAAGCGCCGAAGAAGCGGCTTTGCGTTTCACAGGTCAGAAAGCCGGCAATATCTATTCGCGCTTCACCAATCCGACCGTCAATGCCTTTCAGGAACGACTCGCATTGATGGAGAAAGGCGAGCGCTGCCTGGCTTTCGCATCGGGTATGGCGGCCATCATGGCGGTCGGCATGGGGCTGCTGAAAGCCGGCGATCATGTGGTTTGTTCGCGCAGCGTTTTCGGCAATACCGTGCTGATGTTCCAGAATTATTTCGGCAAATTCGGCGTCGAGACGGACTTCGTTGAACTGACCGATCTGTCGGCCTGGGAATCGGCCATCAAGCCGAATACGCGCTTTCTGTTTCTGGAAACACCGTCCAATCCGCTGATTGAAATCGCCGATATCGAACGCATCGCTGCAATCGCGCACAACCATGACTGTTTGCTGGTTGTCGATAATGTATTCTGTACGCCCGTGCTGCAAAAACCGCTGACATTGGGTGCCGATATTGTCGTGCATTCAGCCACCAAATACATAGACGGACAGGGGCGTTGCGTCGGTGGCGCCGTCGTGGCCAGCGAGGAACTGATCGAAAAGCATATTTATCCGTACTTGCGCACAGGCGGTTCGACCATGAGCCCATTCAATGCCTGGGTATTTTTATCGGGCCTGGAAACGCTGGCGGTCAGAATGAAAGCGCATTGCGACAGCGCTTTTGAATTGGCCAAGTGGCTGGAACAGCAGCCGGCCGTCGCCAAGGTTCATTATCCCGGACTGGCATCCCATGCCCAGCATGAATTGGCCAAGCGCCAGCAGGCGCACTTCGGGGCCGTGGTCAGCTTTGAGCTGAACGGCGGCAAGGATCAAGCCTGGCGGTTGATCGATTCCACTCAAATGCTGTCGATTACCGCCAATCTGGGCGATGTCAAGACCACCATAACCCATCCTGCCTCGACCACTCACGGACGATTGACTCCGGAAGTTCGCGCCGCGGCCGGTATCAAGGATGGGCTGGTCAGGGTATCCGTGGGTCTCGAAAATATTGATGATATTAAAAACGACCTGTCAAGAGGGCTGGAAGGCTAG
- a CDS encoding SPOR domain-containing protein: protein MDQELKQRLIGAVVVTALAAIFIPMLFDDPVDNSGQVVSELIIPEAPIVEDNVDRLPANAEQVLNTEKGGPASAYPDKPLNETEIAQAELSQEELSYPAPADTEGAQDVEIVEEAAQVVEEEPAVAQPQIIPENSRQEKPADVKAQVVAKKPVREPKAVAAKSISEETVYEKPIEAKKPAEQQKTAPAKSGSGLSRWYIRAGSFSHEENATALWTELRKQGFPVSLETAQVNGKTLYRLKVGPELDQKRAIAMKEKLDKQNKIKSILVSE, encoded by the coding sequence ATGGATCAAGAGTTAAAACAACGATTAATTGGTGCGGTAGTTGTAACGGCGCTGGCTGCCATTTTTATTCCTATGCTGTTTGATGATCCTGTTGACAATAGCGGTCAAGTCGTCAGCGAATTGATTATTCCCGAGGCACCGATTGTCGAAGACAATGTGGATAGGCTGCCTGCCAATGCCGAGCAGGTTCTGAACACGGAAAAGGGCGGGCCAGCAAGCGCTTATCCTGACAAACCGCTTAACGAAACAGAAATTGCTCAGGCTGAATTGAGTCAGGAAGAGCTGAGTTATCCTGCTCCTGCCGATACTGAAGGCGCGCAGGATGTTGAAATAGTAGAAGAGGCCGCGCAAGTGGTCGAAGAAGAGCCGGCAGTAGCGCAGCCGCAAATCATTCCGGAAAATAGTCGCCAGGAAAAGCCGGCTGATGTCAAAGCGCAGGTTGTGGCTAAAAAGCCTGTGAGAGAGCCAAAGGCGGTTGCTGCAAAGTCAATATCGGAAGAAACTGTCTATGAGAAACCGATAGAAGCCAAGAAGCCCGCTGAACAGCAAAAAACCGCGCCCGCGAAATCAGGCTCCGGCTTGTCGCGCTGGTACATACGCGCGGGCAGTTTCAGTCATGAAGAAAACGCCACGGCATTGTGGACTGAACTGCGTAAGCAAGGCTTTCCGGTATCCCTGGAAACGGCTCAGGTTAACGGGAAAACCTTATACCGCCTCAAAGTTGGTCCTGAGCTGGACCAAAAACGCGCTATAGCCATGAAGGAAAAATTGGATAAACAAAATAAGATCAAATCCATTCTGGTCTCAGAGTGA
- a CDS encoding acyl-CoA thioesterase produces the protein MDHYKLVLPEHLNHYGYLFGGNLLHWIDEIGYIAANLQFPGHEFVTIGLDNVVFKQSIKLGSILKFDTNLTRLGKTSATYNVKVSCEDRDTGSIAQVFETNITFVSIDKTGKKKPINESDADQGSIIP, from the coding sequence ATGGATCACTACAAATTAGTCTTACCGGAACATCTGAATCATTACGGCTATTTATTCGGCGGCAATCTGTTGCATTGGATTGATGAAATTGGCTATATCGCGGCCAATCTCCAGTTTCCTGGCCATGAATTTGTCACGATCGGGCTTGATAATGTGGTGTTCAAACAGAGCATCAAGCTCGGCTCCATCCTGAAGTTTGATACCAACCTGACCAGGCTCGGCAAGACATCCGCAACCTACAACGTCAAAGTGTCGTGTGAAGACCGCGACACCGGCAGCATTGCCCAGGTTTTTGAAACCAATATCACGTTCGTCAGCATTGACAAGACCGGCAAGAAAAAGCCGATCAACGAGAGCGATGCTGATCAAGGCAGCATCATACCCTGA